From the Neoarius graeffei isolate fNeoGra1 chromosome 1, fNeoGra1.pri, whole genome shotgun sequence genome, one window contains:
- the LOC132889877 gene encoding uncharacterized protein LOC132889877, which produces MVFKCVICRRLHGKLEQQQMADLPQERLKQELPFTYLGLDVFGPWEVVTRRTRGGSANSKRWAVLFTCMSTRAVHIEVIETMSASSCINALRRFFAIRGPAKQLRSDRGTNFVGANSNLKAATEAEEESVNTFLCSQRCTWVFNLPHASNMGGSWERMIGTACRILDSMLLQAGRLKVTHKVLCMFMAEVTAIINSRPLIPVSSDPEALLILTPVMLLTQKSGTIPAPPAEGSEASLLKQQWKRVQALAETFWARWRREYLSILQARQKWHAKKPNLKEGDIVLLKDKQARRNEWSIGRVEKTFPSDGLVRKVDVKVASHHPPKTYLRPVSDMVLLLEAETV; this is translated from the coding sequence ATGGTGTTCAAGTGTGTGATATGCAGGCGGTTGCACGGCAAACTGGAACAGCAGCAGATGGCGGACCTTCCTCAAGAGCGCCTAAAGCAGGAACTTCCATTCACCTACTTAGGGTTGGACGTCTTCGGACCCTGGGAGGTCGTAACCCGACGGACCCGAGGTGGTAGTGCCAACAGCAAGAGATGGGCAGTGCTGTTCACGTGCATGTCCACAAGAGCAGTTCATATAGAAGTGATTGAGACAATGAGTGCCTCAAGCTGCATCAATGCCCTCCGCAGGTTCTTCGCAATTAGGGGACCAGCCAAGCAGCTACGTTCAGATCGTGGAACGAACTTTGTGGGTGCCAACTCCAACTTGAAGGCTGCAACGGAAGCTGAGGAAGAAAGTGTGAATACTTTCCTGTGCTCTCAGAGGTGCACCTGGGTCTTTAACCTGCCGCATGCCTCCAATATGGGTGGGAGCTGGGAGCGCATGATAGGTACAGCATGTCGCATCCTTGATTCTATGTTGCTCCAAGCTGGAAGGTTAAAGGTCACTCACAAAGTTCTGTGCATGTTCATGGCGGAAGTCACCGCTATAATCAACTCCAGGCCGTTAATACCGGTCTCCTCAGATCCTGAAGCGCTGCTGATACTTACTCCAGTGATGCTGCTCACGCAGAAGAGTGGTACCATACCAGCTCCTCCTGCAGAAGGCTCAGAGGCCAGTCTGTTGAAGCAGCAATGGAAGAGAGTACAGGCCTTAGCAGAGACATTCTGGGCAAGATGGAGACGGGAGTACTTGAGCATACTTCAAGCCAGGCAGAAGTGGCACGCTAAGAAACCAAATCTCAAGGAAGGAGACATAGTGCTATTGAAAGACAAGCAAGCCAGAAGAAATGAGTGGTCCATTGGAAGAGTTGAGAAGACCTTCCCAAGTGATGGACTTGTCAGAAAAGTGGACGTCAAGGTCGCATCTCATCATCCGCCGAAGACTTACCTGAGACCTGTCTCTGACATGGTTCTACTCCTGGAGGCAGAGACTGTTTAG